A section of the Paenibacillus yonginensis genome encodes:
- the trmL gene encoding tRNA (uridine(34)/cytosine(34)/5-carboxymethylaminomethyluridine(34)-2'-O)-methyltransferase TrmL, with protein MALHIVLVEPEIPANTGNIARTCAATGAHLHLVRPLGFRTDDATLKRAGLDYWYAVHIEYHDSFEELQAAYPDGRYFYATTKAKQYYHQFKFQDGDFLVFGKETKGLPPELIEKNRETAMKMPMTDKVRSLNLSNSAAIIVYEALRQLDFPGMG; from the coding sequence ATGGCTTTACATATTGTACTTGTTGAACCGGAGATTCCGGCTAATACCGGCAATATTGCCCGAACCTGCGCAGCAACAGGCGCACACCTGCATCTGGTTCGTCCGCTTGGATTCCGTACGGATGATGCGACTCTTAAACGGGCCGGTTTGGATTACTGGTATGCTGTTCATATTGAATATCACGATTCGTTTGAGGAGCTGCAGGCTGCTTATCCGGATGGACGGTATTTCTACGCTACAACCAAAGCAAAGCAATATTATCATCAATTCAAATTCCAGGACGGAGACTTTCTGGTGTTCGGCAAAGAAACAAAAGGCCTTCCGCCGGAGCTGATTGAGAAGAATCGGGAGACGGCAATGAAAATGCCGATGACGGATAAGGTTCGTTCGCTGAATTTATCCAACTCGGCAGCGATCATTGTGTATGAGGCGCTCCGTCAGCTTGATTTTCCGGGAATGGGATAA